The following proteins are encoded in a genomic region of Saccharopolyspora antimicrobica:
- a CDS encoding acetoacetate decarboxylase: MNREQILQSVATPLTSPAYAPAAVRFTDREYLNIVYRTDSDALRAVVPEPLEFDEPLVRFEIMKMGDVTSFGPYVEAGQAIPVRIGDERGEYLHAMYLDNFPATAAGREASAYPKVMGSPALRVDHAALVGTLDYGGERVATATMGYKHHPMDLAEAEAQITVPAYMLKIVPGAQRPRVCELVRSRITDITVKAAYTGPARLQLFEHVLAPLADLPVREIVSASHVLTDLTLGGIEPVHDYLA; this comes from the coding sequence ATGAACCGCGAACAGATCCTGCAAAGCGTGGCCACGCCGCTGACCAGCCCCGCCTACGCCCCGGCCGCGGTGCGGTTCACCGACCGCGAGTACCTGAACATCGTCTACCGCACCGATTCCGACGCGCTGCGGGCGGTGGTGCCCGAGCCGCTGGAGTTCGACGAACCGCTGGTGCGCTTCGAAATCATGAAGATGGGCGATGTCACCTCGTTCGGCCCGTACGTCGAGGCAGGGCAGGCGATCCCGGTGCGGATCGGCGACGAGCGCGGCGAGTACCTGCACGCGATGTACCTCGACAACTTCCCGGCCACCGCGGCCGGGCGCGAGGCCAGCGCCTACCCGAAGGTGATGGGTTCCCCCGCGCTGCGCGTCGACCACGCCGCGCTGGTGGGCACTCTGGACTACGGCGGGGAGCGGGTGGCCACCGCGACGATGGGCTACAAGCACCACCCGATGGATCTGGCCGAGGCCGAAGCGCAGATCACCGTGCCTGCCTACATGCTCAAGATCGTGCCCGGCGCGCAGAGGCCGCGGGTGTGCGAACTGGTGCGCAGCCGGATCACCGACATCACCGTCAAGGCCGCCTACACCGGTCCCGCGCGGCTGCAGCTGTTCGAGCACGTGCTCGCCCCGCTGGCGGACCTGCCGGTGCGCGAGATCGTCTCGGCCAGCCACGTCCTGACCGACCTGACCCTGGGCGGCATCGAACCCGTGCACGACTACCTGGCCTGA
- a CDS encoding 3-hydroxyacyl-CoA dehydrogenase NAD-binding domain-containing protein: MSPQWTKVAVVGAGTIGLSWAALFAANGLEVRITDPREDLADAVRAAMPTLAAGIPGADVDDLLGRIQLTGDLTEAVTGVDLVQENGPERLEFKQQLFAEIARHAPENAVLTSSSSGIIATAIAAELPAAVAARLLIAHPFNPPQVVPLVEIVPGERTAELVVEAAVEFYRALGKTPVRLRKEIPGFVANRLQSAIMQESISLVLRGVVSVEELDTVMKASLGGRYATVGPFESFHLGGGPGGIRHMMAHLGVGMAERWKDLGHPQLTEDGIAAISDQTESTYGSGPAAYEERSELRDRKQNAINAALHDIEQS, translated from the coding sequence ATGAGTCCTCAGTGGACGAAGGTCGCGGTGGTCGGCGCCGGGACCATCGGGCTGTCCTGGGCGGCGCTGTTCGCCGCGAACGGTCTCGAAGTCCGCATCACCGACCCGCGCGAGGACCTCGCCGACGCGGTGCGCGCGGCGATGCCGACGCTGGCCGCCGGCATCCCGGGCGCCGACGTGGACGACCTGCTCGGCCGCATCCAGCTGACCGGTGATCTCACCGAGGCGGTGACCGGCGTGGACCTGGTGCAGGAGAACGGCCCGGAGCGTCTGGAGTTCAAGCAGCAGCTGTTCGCCGAGATCGCCCGCCACGCACCGGAGAACGCGGTGCTGACCTCCTCCAGCTCCGGCATCATCGCCACCGCGATCGCCGCCGAGCTGCCCGCGGCCGTAGCAGCGCGGCTGCTCATCGCGCACCCGTTCAACCCGCCGCAGGTCGTGCCGCTGGTGGAGATCGTGCCGGGCGAGCGCACCGCGGAGCTGGTGGTCGAGGCAGCGGTGGAGTTCTACCGCGCGCTGGGCAAGACCCCGGTCCGGCTGCGCAAGGAGATCCCGGGCTTCGTCGCCAACCGCCTGCAGAGCGCGATCATGCAGGAGTCGATCTCCTTGGTGCTGCGCGGAGTCGTGAGCGTCGAGGAGCTGGACACCGTGATGAAGGCATCGCTGGGCGGCCGGTACGCGACCGTCGGCCCGTTCGAGAGCTTCCACCTCGGCGGCGGCCCCGGCGGCATCCGGCACATGATGGCCCACCTCGGCGTCGGCATGGCCGAGCGCTGGAAGGACCTCGGCCACCCGCAGCTGACCGAGGACGGCATCGCGGCGATCTCCGACCAGACCGAATCCACCTACGGCTCGGGACCCGCCGCCTACGAGGAGCGCTCCGAGCTGCGCGACCGCAAGCAGAACGCCATCAACGCGGCCCTGCACGACATCGAGCAGAGCTGA
- the uvrB gene encoding excinuclease ABC subunit UvrB, which yields MAFATEHPVLAHSEFRPVSDIPRTDGRFRMVSDYQPAGDQPKAIEDLERRINSGEKDVVLLGATGTGKSATTAWLIERVQRPTLVLEPNKTLAAQMANELRGFFPDNAVEYFVSYYDYYQPEAYVPQTDTYIEKDSSINEDVERLRHSATSNLLSRRDCVVVSSVSCIYGLGTPQSYLDRSIPLEVGGEIDRDVFLRALVDVQYSRNDIAFARGTFRVRGDTVEIIPAYEELAVRVEFFGDEIDRLHYLHPMTGEIVREVRDLRIFPATHYVAGPDRMEKAIHGIEAELEEQLGRLEKQNKLLEAQRLRMRTQYDIEMMRQVGFCSGIENYSRHIDDRAAGTAPATLIDYFPDDFLLIVDESHVTVPQIGGMYEGDASRKRTLVEHGFRLPSAMDNRPLTFEEFSDRIGQTVYLSATPGPYEMAQAGGEFVEQVIRPTGLIDPEVIVKPTEGQIDDLVHEIRERAERDERVLVTTLTKKMAEDLTDYLLELGIRVRYLHSEVDTLRRVELLRQLRLGEYDVLVGINLLREGLDLPEVSLVSILDADKEGFLRSGTSLVQTIGRAARNVSGQVHMYADRITDSMQHAIDETNRRRAKQIAYNEERGIDPQPLRKKIADILDRVYTESEDTEESVAVGGSGRNASRGKKPTGEAVASAGLLDDRDIKSMPRAELADLVQQLNDQMMNAARELQFELAARLRDEIQDLKKELRGMDAAGIE from the coding sequence GTGGCATTCGCGACTGAGCACCCCGTACTGGCGCACTCCGAGTTCCGGCCGGTCAGCGACATCCCTCGGACCGACGGCCGGTTCCGGATGGTCAGCGACTACCAGCCCGCTGGCGACCAGCCCAAGGCCATCGAGGACCTGGAGCGCCGGATCAACTCCGGGGAGAAGGACGTCGTGCTGCTCGGTGCCACCGGTACCGGAAAGTCGGCGACCACGGCCTGGCTGATCGAGCGCGTGCAGCGCCCCACGCTGGTGCTGGAGCCGAACAAGACGCTGGCCGCGCAGATGGCCAACGAGCTGCGCGGGTTCTTCCCGGACAACGCCGTGGAGTACTTCGTCAGCTACTACGACTACTACCAGCCCGAGGCCTACGTCCCGCAGACCGACACCTACATCGAGAAGGACTCCTCGATCAACGAGGACGTCGAGCGGCTGCGCCACTCGGCCACCTCGAACCTGCTCAGCCGCCGCGACTGCGTGGTGGTCTCCTCGGTGTCGTGCATCTACGGCCTGGGCACGCCGCAGTCGTACCTGGACCGGTCCATCCCGCTGGAGGTCGGCGGTGAGATCGACCGGGACGTGTTCCTGCGCGCGCTGGTGGACGTGCAGTACAGCCGCAACGACATCGCCTTCGCCCGCGGCACCTTCCGGGTGCGCGGCGACACCGTGGAGATCATCCCCGCCTACGAGGAGCTGGCGGTGCGGGTGGAGTTCTTCGGCGACGAGATCGACCGGCTGCACTACCTGCACCCGATGACCGGTGAGATCGTGCGCGAGGTGCGGGACCTGCGGATCTTCCCGGCGACGCACTACGTGGCGGGCCCGGACCGGATGGAGAAGGCCATCCACGGCATCGAGGCCGAGCTCGAAGAGCAGCTGGGCAGGCTGGAGAAGCAGAACAAGCTGCTGGAGGCCCAGCGGCTGCGGATGCGCACCCAGTACGACATCGAGATGATGCGCCAGGTCGGGTTCTGCTCCGGCATCGAGAACTACTCGCGGCACATCGACGACCGCGCCGCCGGGACGGCACCGGCCACCCTGATCGACTACTTCCCGGACGACTTCCTGCTGATCGTCGACGAGTCGCACGTGACGGTGCCGCAGATCGGCGGCATGTACGAGGGCGACGCCTCGCGCAAGCGGACGCTGGTCGAGCACGGCTTCCGGCTGCCCAGCGCGATGGACAACCGGCCGCTGACCTTCGAGGAGTTCTCCGACCGGATCGGCCAGACGGTGTACCTGTCGGCGACGCCGGGCCCCTACGAGATGGCGCAGGCGGGCGGCGAGTTCGTCGAGCAGGTGATCCGCCCGACCGGGCTGATCGACCCCGAGGTGATCGTCAAGCCGACCGAGGGCCAGATCGACGACCTGGTGCACGAGATCCGGGAGCGCGCCGAGCGCGACGAGCGGGTGCTGGTCACCACGCTGACCAAGAAGATGGCCGAGGACCTCACCGACTACCTGCTGGAACTGGGCATCCGGGTGCGCTACCTGCACTCCGAGGTGGACACGCTGCGGCGGGTCGAGCTGCTGCGGCAGCTGCGCCTGGGCGAGTACGACGTGCTGGTCGGCATCAACCTGCTGCGCGAGGGCCTGGACCTGCCGGAGGTCTCCCTGGTGTCCATCCTGGACGCCGACAAGGAGGGCTTCCTGCGCTCCGGCACCAGCCTGGTGCAGACGATCGGCCGCGCGGCGCGCAACGTCTCCGGCCAGGTGCACATGTACGCCGACCGGATCACCGACTCGATGCAGCACGCCATCGACGAGACCAACCGCCGCCGCGCCAAGCAGATCGCCTACAACGAAGAGCGCGGCATCGACCCGCAGCCGCTGCGCAAGAAGATCGCCGACATCCTGGACCGGGTCTACACCGAGTCGGAGGACACCGAGGAGTCGGTGGCGGTGGGCGGTTCGGGCCGCAACGCCTCCCGCGGCAAGAAGCCGACCGGCGAGGCGGTGGCCAGCGCGGGCCTGCTGGACGACCGCGACATCAAGTCGATGCCGCGCGCGGAGCTGGCGGACCTGGTCCAGCAGCTCAACGACCAGATGATGAACGCGGCCCGCGAGCTCCAGTTCGAACTGGCGGCCCGCCTGCGCGACGAGATCCAGGACCTGAAGAAGGAACTCCGGGGCATGGACGCGGCAGGCATCGAGTGA
- a CDS encoding crotonase/enoyl-CoA hydratase family protein: MNAPDTAVQTETAGSALVITINRPQARNAVDTAVATGIAAAVDELEANPELSVGVLTGSSGTFCAGMDLKAAARGESPVVPGRGFAGLVEAETRKPLIAAVEGYAMGGGFELALACDLIVAATGARFALPEVKRGLIAGGGGVIRLPKRIPHHLAMELLLTGRTVDAQRARELGLVNRVVDDGEAVAAALQLAAEVAANAPLALAAVKKVVRLSDGAPDAEAFSAQRAEARALRESDDFAEGVRAFAEKRAPKWTGR; encoded by the coding sequence GTGAACGCGCCGGACACCGCAGTGCAGACCGAGACGGCCGGATCCGCGCTGGTCATCACCATCAACCGCCCGCAGGCCCGCAATGCCGTGGACACCGCGGTGGCCACCGGCATCGCCGCCGCCGTCGACGAGCTCGAGGCCAACCCGGAGCTGAGCGTGGGCGTGCTCACCGGCTCGTCAGGCACCTTCTGCGCGGGCATGGATCTCAAGGCCGCGGCTCGCGGCGAATCGCCGGTGGTGCCGGGCCGGGGTTTCGCCGGGCTCGTGGAGGCCGAGACCCGCAAGCCGCTGATCGCCGCCGTCGAGGGCTACGCGATGGGCGGCGGGTTCGAACTGGCGCTGGCGTGCGACCTGATCGTGGCCGCCACCGGAGCGCGGTTCGCGCTGCCCGAGGTCAAGCGCGGCTTGATCGCCGGGGGCGGCGGGGTGATCCGGCTGCCCAAGCGGATCCCGCACCACCTGGCGATGGAACTGCTGCTGACCGGTCGCACCGTCGACGCGCAGCGGGCGCGCGAACTGGGCCTCGTCAACCGGGTCGTGGACGACGGCGAGGCCGTGGCCGCCGCCCTCCAGCTGGCCGCCGAGGTCGCCGCGAACGCGCCGCTGGCGCTGGCGGCGGTCAAGAAGGTGGTCCGGCTCTCCGACGGCGCGCCCGACGCCGAGGCGTTCTCCGCGCAACGCGCGGAGGCGCGAGCGCTGCGCGAATCCGATGACTTCGCCGAGGGCGTGCGGGCCTTCGCCGAGAAGCGCGCTCCGAAGTGGACGGGACGATGA
- a CDS encoding acyl-CoA dehydrogenase family protein, with amino-acid sequence MPKPVNTDPDFFGFADLLSEAERAELAEIREYLEREIKPLANDAWEKAEFPFEVVAKFARLNLAGYQYPEYGDGTSRSPLFTGFLSLELNRIDPSLAVFSGVHTGLAMGSIYNGGDQEQRDRWIPDMADMSKIGAFALTEPEGGSDVAGGMRTTARRDGDEWVLNGAKRWIGNGTFADLVVVWARDEADGQVKGFVVEKGTPGFTASKIEGKIALRTVQNADIVLTDVRVPEADRLQNINSFRDTAKVLAKTRGGVAWQALGVAVRAYELAREYAVNRVQFGKPIAAFQMIQDLLVKMLGNITAMFGIVVRLNELVAQGRGGAEQAALAKAFTTTKMREVVAWARELFGGNGIVLDYEVAKFFSDAEAVYSFEGSREMNTLIVGKSITGHSAFA; translated from the coding sequence ATGCCCAAGCCCGTCAACACCGATCCCGACTTCTTCGGCTTCGCCGACCTGCTCAGCGAGGCCGAGCGCGCCGAGCTCGCCGAGATCCGCGAGTACCTGGAGCGGGAGATCAAGCCGCTCGCGAACGACGCGTGGGAGAAGGCCGAGTTCCCGTTCGAGGTCGTCGCGAAGTTCGCCCGGCTGAACCTGGCCGGCTACCAGTACCCCGAGTACGGCGACGGCACATCGCGCAGCCCGCTGTTCACCGGCTTCCTGAGCCTGGAGCTGAACCGGATCGACCCGTCCCTGGCGGTGTTCTCCGGTGTCCACACCGGACTCGCGATGGGCAGCATCTACAACGGCGGCGACCAGGAGCAGCGGGACCGCTGGATCCCGGACATGGCGGACATGTCCAAGATCGGCGCGTTCGCCCTCACCGAACCCGAGGGCGGCTCCGACGTGGCTGGCGGCATGCGCACCACCGCGCGGCGCGACGGCGATGAGTGGGTGCTCAACGGCGCGAAGCGCTGGATCGGCAACGGCACGTTCGCCGACCTGGTCGTGGTGTGGGCGCGCGACGAGGCCGACGGCCAGGTCAAGGGCTTCGTGGTGGAGAAGGGCACGCCGGGCTTCACCGCGAGCAAGATCGAGGGCAAGATCGCGCTGCGCACCGTGCAGAACGCCGACATCGTGCTCACCGACGTCCGGGTGCCGGAGGCCGACCGGCTGCAGAACATCAACAGCTTCCGCGACACCGCCAAGGTGCTGGCCAAGACCCGCGGTGGCGTGGCCTGGCAGGCGCTGGGCGTGGCGGTGCGCGCCTACGAGCTGGCGCGCGAGTACGCGGTGAACCGGGTCCAGTTCGGCAAGCCGATCGCCGCCTTCCAGATGATCCAGGACCTGCTGGTGAAGATGCTGGGCAACATCACCGCGATGTTCGGCATCGTGGTCCGGCTCAACGAGCTGGTCGCGCAGGGTCGCGGCGGCGCCGAGCAGGCGGCGCTGGCCAAGGCGTTCACCACGACGAAGATGCGCGAGGTGGTGGCCTGGGCGCGAGAGCTGTTCGGCGGCAACGGGATCGTCCTGGACTACGAGGTCGCGAAGTTCTTCTCCGACGCCGAAGCGGTGTACTCCTTCGAAGGCTCCCGCGAGATGAACACCCTGATCGTCGGCAAGTCCATCACCGGCCACAGCGCCTTCGCCTGA
- a CDS encoding VOC family protein codes for MSETTVPETYRKAVVAHVMMDGAADAISFYRNAFGAEELFRIADGAGKIVHAEISIQGSTIMLGDAEGPVFASPTSIGGTTVGLHVFVDDVDALAERAVAAGAELLQPPADQFHGDRTAILRDPHGHVWVLLTHIEDVSPEEVVRRAQELFG; via the coding sequence ATGTCTGAGACCACCGTTCCCGAGACCTACCGCAAGGCCGTCGTCGCCCACGTGATGATGGACGGTGCCGCCGATGCGATCTCCTTCTACCGCAACGCGTTCGGCGCCGAAGAGCTCTTCCGCATCGCCGACGGGGCCGGGAAGATCGTGCACGCGGAGATCAGCATCCAGGGCTCGACCATCATGCTGGGCGACGCCGAAGGCCCCGTCTTCGCGTCGCCGACCAGCATCGGCGGCACCACCGTGGGGCTGCACGTCTTCGTCGACGACGTCGACGCGCTCGCCGAGCGGGCCGTCGCGGCCGGAGCGGAACTGCTGCAGCCGCCCGCCGACCAGTTCCACGGCGACCGCACCGCCATCCTGCGCGATCCCCACGGGCACGTCTGGGTCCTGCTCACGCACATCGAGGACGTGTCGCCGGAAGAGGTCGTCCGCCGGGCGCAGGAGCTCTTCGGCTGA
- a CDS encoding SPW repeat protein gives MSSSAPIAGHPDLTEMRMRYERASETPTAQAADGFTVLGGLFVALSPWITGFAATTPSLALNNLVVGLAATVLGISFAAAYHRTHGIAWTSPVLGVWTIVAVFIMSGSVMTTSTVLCNVIGGAVLVLAGAGTMAPAFATRAST, from the coding sequence ATGTCGAGCAGCGCACCCATCGCAGGGCATCCGGATCTCACCGAGATGCGCATGCGCTATGAGCGGGCATCCGAAACTCCGACCGCTCAGGCGGCGGACGGCTTCACCGTCTTGGGTGGCCTGTTCGTCGCGTTGTCGCCGTGGATCACCGGATTCGCCGCCACGACGCCGTCGCTGGCGCTGAACAACCTGGTCGTCGGCCTGGCCGCCACGGTTCTCGGGATCTCGTTCGCCGCGGCCTACCACCGCACGCACGGCATCGCCTGGACATCTCCGGTGCTGGGCGTGTGGACGATCGTGGCCGTGTTCATCATGAGCGGGTCCGTCATGACCACGAGCACCGTGCTGTGCAACGTGATCGGCGGCGCGGTCCTGGTTCTCGCGGGTGCAGGAACGATGGCTCCGGCCTTCGCCACCCGCGCGTCGACCTGA
- a CDS encoding GlcG/HbpS family heme-binding protein translates to MRSSTRNRAVVGTLVGLGILGGATGFTVAQAEPVHQQAPTPPAAVIQQPVLSIDAATKAAQAALDAAEAKGQRVTVSIVDRAGNERVRLTGDGAGPQSGESAKRKAFTAVAWNRATSELGKQAGGNGPSLRDIPGTLFLGGGVPVAAGTPIAGIGVAGAPSGDLDEEFARAGLNAIQAELR, encoded by the coding sequence ATGCGATCCAGCACCCGCAACCGCGCAGTCGTCGGCACCCTGGTCGGCCTGGGCATCCTCGGCGGCGCCACCGGCTTCACCGTCGCGCAGGCCGAGCCGGTCCACCAGCAGGCGCCGACCCCGCCGGCCGCGGTCATCCAGCAGCCGGTGCTCAGCATCGACGCCGCGACCAAGGCCGCGCAGGCCGCGCTCGACGCCGCCGAGGCCAAGGGCCAGCGCGTCACCGTGTCCATCGTGGACCGCGCGGGCAACGAGCGGGTGCGGCTGACCGGCGACGGAGCGGGCCCGCAGAGCGGCGAGTCCGCCAAGCGCAAGGCCTTCACCGCCGTGGCCTGGAACCGGGCCACCTCGGAGCTCGGCAAGCAGGCCGGCGGCAACGGCCCCAGCCTCCGCGACATCCCGGGCACCCTGTTCCTCGGCGGCGGCGTCCCGGTGGCCGCGGGCACCCCGATCGCCGGCATCGGCGTCGCCGGTGCGCCCAGCGGCGACCTGGACGAGGAGTTCGCCCGCGCCGGGCTGAACGCCATCCAGGCCGAACTGCGGTAG
- a CDS encoding sensor histidine kinase, translating into MTERPGGWLYRAMHVGFFVLLASSASRYVAGHGLQGVTPLLLGLSAALVLIYVAGVVWWERAGQLWLAAVVGVWCALVLVAPSFSWCAVPLFFVCLRLLRPKPMLAAVVLLTGTVIFAQLRLAPRFEVIDVLVPLAVAAMATAVFLQIRHEGERRQQLIDQLVRTRGELAEAQREAGISWERERLAREIHDTIAQGLSSIRMLLQAAEREGDRSEHVRRAGAVAEDSLAEARRFVRGLAPAALTRQSLADALRELVARTAAETGIEVRFETVGEPLATSEDVDAALLRVAQGVLANVREHSAARKAGVTLSYLADAVALDVRDDGTGFDTAAPRSGADRGYGLGGMRARVAQLGGELVVESGPGEGTAIAATFPVGGNS; encoded by the coding sequence TTGACCGAACGACCTGGCGGCTGGCTGTACCGCGCGATGCACGTGGGCTTCTTCGTGCTGCTCGCGTCCTCGGCGTCGCGCTACGTCGCCGGGCACGGACTGCAGGGCGTGACGCCGCTGCTGCTCGGGCTGTCGGCGGCGCTGGTGCTGATCTACGTGGCGGGCGTGGTGTGGTGGGAGCGCGCCGGTCAGCTGTGGCTCGCCGCCGTCGTCGGCGTCTGGTGCGCGCTGGTGCTGGTGGCGCCGAGCTTCAGCTGGTGCGCGGTGCCGCTGTTCTTCGTGTGCCTGCGGCTGCTGCGGCCGAAGCCGATGCTGGCCGCGGTCGTGCTGCTCACCGGCACGGTGATCTTCGCGCAGCTGCGGCTGGCGCCGCGCTTCGAGGTCATCGACGTGCTGGTCCCGCTGGCGGTGGCGGCGATGGCCACCGCGGTGTTCCTGCAGATCCGGCACGAGGGCGAGCGCCGCCAGCAGCTGATCGACCAGCTGGTCCGCACCCGCGGGGAGCTGGCCGAGGCGCAGCGGGAGGCCGGCATCAGCTGGGAGCGTGAACGGCTGGCGCGGGAGATCCACGACACCATCGCCCAGGGACTGTCGAGCATCCGGATGCTGTTGCAGGCGGCCGAGCGCGAGGGCGACCGCAGCGAGCACGTGCGGCGGGCCGGAGCGGTCGCCGAGGACAGCCTCGCAGAGGCCCGCCGCTTCGTCCGGGGCCTGGCGCCTGCGGCGCTGACGCGGCAGTCGCTGGCCGATGCGCTGCGCGAGCTGGTCGCGCGGACGGCGGCGGAGACCGGCATCGAGGTCCGCTTCGAGACGGTGGGCGAGCCGCTGGCGACCTCCGAGGACGTCGACGCAGCGCTGCTGCGGGTCGCCCAGGGCGTGCTGGCCAACGTGCGCGAGCACAGCGCGGCTCGCAAGGCCGGTGTCACCCTGTCCTACCTGGCCGATGCGGTCGCGCTGGACGTGCGCGACGACGGGACCGGCTTCGACACCGCCGCCCCGCGCTCCGGTGCCGACCGGGGCTACGGGCTGGGCGGGATGCGGGCCCGGGTCGCGCAGCTCGGTGGCGAGCTGGTGGTGGAGAGTGGTCCCGGGGAGGGCACGGCGATCGCGGCGACCTTCCCGGTAGGAGGGAACTCATGA
- a CDS encoding erythromycin esterase family protein codes for MTEAVTRWIEQHAHRLSTSGPDAPLADLRPLAGVVGDARVVAVGASIRQSRELSVLSHRIVRFLVEEKGFRSLALEGDDASRLGLDEHIRTGAGDPRAMLAEARSFWQTGEILDVIRWMRSCNRRNPGDPVRFIGAIEEWTPSLDGLAGIEQGLAEGAIRWHERTGDKIVYWGGLAHTAVGDPRTVSPSSPPQTHRNAGGYLREHFGADYVSIGLTFQHGTAPYRIPAPPAEFADASLGTTGLDAYLLDLRADGPAPVRAWLDARAKTRLIGPEYDPADDAAYHLSGGSLAGWFDAVVHAQEITPASPLLASA; via the coding sequence ATGACCGAGGCAGTGACCCGGTGGATCGAGCAGCACGCCCACCGCCTCAGCACGTCAGGCCCCGATGCCCCGCTGGCCGATCTCCGGCCGCTGGCCGGCGTCGTGGGCGACGCCCGGGTCGTGGCCGTCGGCGCGTCGATCCGCCAGTCCCGCGAGCTGTCCGTCCTCTCGCACCGGATCGTCCGGTTCCTGGTGGAGGAGAAGGGATTCCGTTCGCTCGCGCTGGAAGGGGACGACGCTTCGAGGCTCGGGCTCGACGAGCACATCAGGACCGGGGCGGGCGATCCGCGGGCGATGCTGGCCGAGGCGCGGTCCTTCTGGCAGACCGGGGAGATCCTCGACGTCATCAGGTGGATGCGCTCGTGCAACCGGCGCAACCCCGGTGATCCGGTTCGCTTCATCGGCGCGATCGAGGAGTGGACGCCGTCGCTCGACGGTCTGGCCGGTATCGAGCAGGGCCTGGCCGAGGGCGCGATCCGCTGGCACGAGCGCACCGGCGACAAGATCGTCTACTGGGGCGGGCTCGCGCACACCGCCGTCGGCGATCCGCGGACCGTCTCGCCCTCGTCCCCGCCGCAGACGCACCGCAACGCCGGTGGCTACCTCCGCGAGCACTTCGGCGCCGACTACGTGTCCATCGGTCTGACCTTCCAGCACGGCACGGCGCCCTACCGGATCCCGGCCCCGCCCGCGGAGTTCGCCGACGCCTCCCTGGGCACCACCGGGTTGGATGCCTACCTCCTGGACCTGCGCGCCGACGGCCCGGCCCCGGTGCGGGCCTGGCTCGACGCGCGGGCGAAGACGCGCCTGATCGGCCCCGAGTACGACCCCGCCGACGACGCGGCCTACCACCTCTCCGGCGGATCGCTCGCGGGCTGGTTCGACGCCGTGGTCCACGCGCAGGAGATCACTCCGGCCAGCCCGCTGCTCGCGAGCGCGTGA
- a CDS encoding response regulator, whose amino-acid sequence MTVRVLVVDDHPVVRAGISALLAGAEDIEVVGEASAAAEAVQRAGAFKPDVVLMDLQLGDDVGGVAATRQLLALPEPPHVLVLTTYDADTDINRAIDAGATGYLLKAGPPEELFQAIRAAAQGRTALSPEIASRLLQRSRTPEEALSDREVEILELLAHGLGNRDMARELFISEATVKTHLVHIYAKLGVDSRMAAVREAVRRRLIRFDDAPR is encoded by the coding sequence ATGACGGTGCGGGTGCTGGTGGTCGACGATCACCCGGTGGTGCGCGCGGGCATCTCGGCGCTGCTGGCCGGTGCGGAGGACATCGAGGTGGTCGGCGAGGCCTCGGCAGCGGCGGAAGCCGTGCAGCGGGCCGGCGCCTTCAAACCGGACGTGGTGCTCATGGACCTCCAGCTCGGCGACGACGTGGGCGGCGTGGCGGCCACCCGGCAGCTGCTGGCGCTGCCCGAACCGCCGCACGTGCTGGTGCTGACCACCTACGACGCGGACACCGACATCAACCGCGCCATCGACGCGGGCGCCACCGGCTACCTGCTCAAGGCCGGGCCGCCGGAGGAGCTGTTCCAGGCGATCCGCGCCGCCGCGCAGGGCCGCACCGCGCTGTCCCCGGAGATCGCCAGCCGCCTGCTGCAGCGCAGCCGCACTCCGGAGGAGGCGCTGAGCGACCGCGAGGTGGAGATCCTGGAGCTGCTGGCGCACGGCCTGGGCAACCGGGACATGGCGCGCGAGCTGTTCATCAGCGAGGCCACGGTGAAGACGCACCTGGTGCACATCTACGCGAAGCTGGGCGTGGACAGCCGGATGGCAGCGGTGCGCGAAGCCGTCCGCCGCAGGCTGATCCGCTTCGACGACGCACCGCGCTGA
- a CDS encoding DUF402 domain-containing protein: protein MTTQREIAEQLGLPVHPPKVEVFDLVAGTNTDPKGHSRAVQRFHREPFGLYLARTMPGHPTFAALESWLLPSLGLRVTRWDWQPGHERDLDFYLDVVDVEVGDRQWRTVDHYLDVEVRDRRGADLLDIDEFVVAVRAELLDAATAQRAMERAYAAVDGLARHGYDLSAWLRDSDIELSWRGQPVEDPVPGQRRLPPTR, encoded by the coding sequence GTGACCACGCAGCGCGAGATCGCCGAGCAGCTCGGACTGCCCGTCCACCCGCCGAAGGTCGAGGTGTTCGACCTGGTCGCGGGCACCAACACCGACCCCAAGGGCCACTCGCGCGCCGTGCAGCGCTTCCACCGCGAGCCCTTCGGCCTCTACCTCGCCCGCACGATGCCGGGCCACCCGACCTTCGCCGCGCTGGAATCGTGGCTGCTGCCCTCGCTGGGGCTGCGGGTGACCCGCTGGGACTGGCAGCCCGGTCACGAGCGCGACCTGGACTTCTACCTGGACGTGGTGGACGTCGAGGTCGGCGACCGGCAGTGGCGGACGGTCGACCACTACCTGGACGTCGAGGTCCGCGACCGCCGCGGTGCGGACCTGCTGGACATCGACGAGTTCGTCGTCGCCGTGCGCGCCGAGCTGCTGGACGCGGCGACCGCGCAGCGGGCGATGGAGCGCGCCTACGCCGCGGTCGACGGGCTCGCGCGGCACGGTTACGACCTGTCGGCGTGGCTGCGCGACAGCGATATCGAGCTGTCGTGGCGTGGGCAACCTGTCGAGGATCCCGTACCCGGCCAGCGGCGGCTACCGCCAACCCGGTGA